In Parasegetibacter sp. NRK P23, a single genomic region encodes these proteins:
- a CDS encoding ATP-binding protein: protein MNFTKRTYLNLCISLLIVLAGFAILITNGFRLTETRYAIQENDNLLNKVKALNVDLLQAESAMRGYYLVNNEWYLNNYNSSVSGFENTMQSLERDTAVAKRFGNDLNNMREAARNRIERLNKGMAIFSAQGLAGGLEFVHDGQGKLLMEKFRERSQVLEQKLLGNNTAMKDKAEKMVLHNRVWTIVIGAISAGLLVFLSLYFIRSERKIAGINEQLRASNRELDEYARITSHDLQEPLRMTRSFLMLLERKYKHQLDETAHEYIFRASDGADRMQQLIINLLNYARAGKLSGDAEPTDLNVLMKEVAGDLQPLMMENGAQLSWNELPVVWGDKTQLFRLFLNLTGNAIKFRKKDVPPVVTIHAAHTEKGTTITIADNGIGIPQAYLHKLFNPFVRLHSTSDYQGTGLGLATCRKIVEMHEGTISVSSVEQQGSVFTIFLPATKIR from the coding sequence TTGAACTTTACCAAACGAACTTATCTAAACCTGTGCATCTCGCTGCTGATTGTGCTGGCGGGTTTTGCCATCCTTATCACCAACGGATTCAGACTTACCGAAACAAGGTATGCCATCCAGGAAAACGATAACCTCCTGAATAAGGTAAAGGCATTGAATGTTGACCTCTTGCAGGCGGAATCTGCTATGCGCGGCTATTACCTGGTAAACAACGAATGGTACCTCAACAATTACAACAGTTCTGTATCAGGGTTTGAAAATACCATGCAGTCCCTGGAGCGCGATACCGCTGTGGCGAAACGTTTCGGCAATGACCTCAATAATATGCGGGAAGCGGCCAGGAACAGGATCGAACGCCTCAACAAGGGAATGGCCATTTTCAGTGCGCAGGGACTAGCCGGCGGTCTGGAGTTCGTACACGACGGACAGGGGAAATTGCTGATGGAAAAATTCCGGGAACGAAGCCAGGTGCTGGAGCAAAAACTGCTTGGCAACAATACGGCCATGAAAGACAAGGCTGAAAAAATGGTGCTGCACAACCGGGTATGGACCATTGTAATCGGCGCCATCTCCGCTGGCTTGCTGGTCTTTCTCTCCCTGTATTTCATTCGTTCCGAAAGAAAGATCGCAGGTATTAATGAACAATTACGCGCTTCAAACCGTGAACTGGATGAATACGCACGCATTACCTCGCATGACCTCCAGGAACCTTTGCGGATGACGCGCTCCTTCCTCATGCTCCTTGAAAGAAAATACAAACACCAACTGGATGAAACCGCACACGAATATATCTTCCGGGCCAGCGATGGTGCAGACAGGATGCAGCAACTCATCATCAACCTGCTGAACTACGCCCGTGCGGGTAAATTGTCCGGCGATGCTGAACCAACCGACCTCAACGTGCTCATGAAAGAAGTGGCCGGTGACCTTCAACCGCTCATGATGGAAAACGGAGCACAGTTGTCGTGGAACGAACTGCCTGTTGTATGGGGCGATAAAACACAATTGTTCCGGCTTTTCCTGAACCTCACCGGCAATGCCATCAAGTTTAGAAAAAAGGATGTGCCACCAGTGGTAACCATTCACGCCGCCCACACCGAGAAAGGAACCACGATAACGATTGCCGATAATGGGATCGGCATCCCGCAGGCCTACCTGCACAAGTTGTTCAACCCTTTCGTGCGACTGCATTCCACCAGCGATTACCAGGGAACGGGGCTTGGCCTCGCCACCTGCAGGAAAATCGTTGAAATGCACGAAGGAACGATCAGTGTAAGTTCCGTTGAGCAGCAGGGATCAGTATTTACCATCTTCCTGCCCGCCACCAAAATACGGTAA
- a CDS encoding M1 family metallopeptidase yields the protein MMRYISLLAFLSLLFFSALAQEKSYSKADTLRGSITPYRNWWNVLRYDLTVEPDYTTKSLTGKNSIRFAVTSKSNPILQLDLMEPLGIDSILLDKKTPLNYSREGAAWLVKTPALPVSSTHTIDVFYSGKVHEAIRAPWDGGWTFTKDSLGRPWMTVTCQGLGASVWYPCKDHQSDEPDAGASLTLIVPDTLVAVANGRLQQKTDVTGGKTAYTWAVKNPINNYNIIPYIGKYTRFSEVYKGEKGNLDITYWVLDYNKTRAQQYLPNEARNTLKAFEHWFGPYPFYEDGYQLIDVPHTGMEHQSAVAYGNHYAPGYRGRDGSGTGWGLKWDFIVVHESGHEWFGNNITTNDLADMWVHEGFTNYSETLFTEYHFGVRAGNEYNAGTRKGIRNDRPIIPPYGVNAQGSGDMYPKGGNMLHTIRHSMGNDVLFRNILRGLNKTFYHKTVNTSEVEAYVSRMAGFNYAKVFNQYLRTTQVPHFQFSVSANGDSVSYRYTDCVAGFNLPLKLENNGAKLRLNPGTEWRKTPVSKAQAALLKKEEIEKMYYLVAEPTHPSAF from the coding sequence ATGATGCGGTACATATCCTTGCTGGCGTTTCTTTCCCTGCTCTTCTTTTCTGCACTGGCCCAGGAAAAATCTTATTCAAAGGCCGACACCCTCCGGGGAAGCATCACCCCATACCGCAACTGGTGGAATGTATTGCGCTACGATCTTACTGTTGAACCGGATTATACTACAAAATCGCTGACCGGGAAAAACAGTATCCGGTTTGCGGTCACCTCCAAAAGTAACCCCATCTTACAACTCGACCTGATGGAACCACTGGGTATCGACAGTATCCTGCTTGATAAAAAAACACCGCTCAACTATTCCCGCGAGGGCGCTGCCTGGCTGGTGAAAACACCGGCATTACCCGTTTCTTCCACCCATACCATTGATGTATTTTACAGCGGCAAGGTGCATGAAGCGATCCGTGCCCCCTGGGACGGGGGCTGGACCTTCACCAAAGATTCCCTCGGCCGCCCCTGGATGACCGTTACCTGCCAGGGACTCGGCGCTTCCGTCTGGTATCCCTGCAAGGACCACCAGAGCGATGAACCGGACGCCGGGGCCTCCCTTACGCTGATTGTGCCAGATACACTGGTGGCAGTAGCCAACGGAAGGCTGCAGCAAAAAACGGATGTAACAGGCGGAAAAACAGCCTACACCTGGGCCGTTAAAAACCCTATCAACAACTACAACATCATCCCCTATATCGGGAAGTACACCCGTTTTTCAGAAGTATATAAAGGAGAAAAAGGAAACCTGGACATCACCTACTGGGTGCTCGATTACAACAAAACCCGCGCGCAACAATACCTGCCCAACGAAGCCCGCAACACCCTCAAGGCTTTTGAACACTGGTTTGGCCCCTATCCTTTTTATGAAGATGGTTACCAGCTGATAGACGTGCCACACACCGGAATGGAGCACCAGAGCGCCGTTGCCTACGGCAACCATTACGCGCCGGGATACAGGGGCCGGGACGGTTCGGGTACCGGCTGGGGACTGAAATGGGACTTTATCGTGGTTCACGAAAGCGGCCATGAATGGTTCGGCAACAACATCACCACCAACGACCTGGCCGATATGTGGGTGCACGAAGGGTTCACCAATTACAGTGAAACTCTTTTCACCGAATACCATTTTGGTGTGCGGGCCGGGAACGAATACAACGCCGGCACCAGGAAAGGCATCCGCAACGACAGGCCCATTATTCCTCCCTATGGCGTAAATGCCCAGGGAAGCGGAGACATGTACCCGAAAGGCGGCAACATGCTGCACACCATCCGGCACAGCATGGGCAACGATGTATTGTTCCGGAACATCCTGCGCGGCCTCAACAAAACATTCTACCACAAAACCGTGAATACTTCCGAAGTAGAGGCGTACGTTTCCCGGATGGCCGGATTTAATTACGCTAAAGTATTCAACCAATACCTTCGCACCACCCAGGTCCCGCATTTCCAGTTCAGCGTTTCGGCAAACGGAGATTCGGTAAGTTACCGCTACACGGATTGCGTGGCGGGGTTTAACCTGCCCCTTAAACTGGAAAATAACGGTGCGAAACTCCGTCTGAACCCCGGAACGGAATGGAGAAAAACACCTGTTTCCAAAGCCCAGGCTGCACTGCTAAAAAAGGAAGAGATCGAAAAAATGTACTACCTCGTCGCAGAACCCACCCATCCTAGCGCTTTTTAA
- a CDS encoding outer membrane beta-barrel protein, with protein MKKILMVLLTLATGFQLMAQDSTENKPQKPKKDWSKVVMKNRSADHFMFQIGIDNWAGAPDSIRIKGLSRGFNAYFMFDFPFKTDPRFSVGIGAGVSSSNIYFDKYTVDVKSSASTLPFRDVADTNHFKKYKLTTAYLEAPVELRFALKPEDMDRSWKFAIGAKVGTMVNAHTKGKTWQNSSGNTLNAYTLKETSKRFFNSTRLSGTLRAGYGNLSLFGSYSITTLIKEGFGPEIRPYQIGITFSGL; from the coding sequence ATGAAGAAAATTCTGATGGTGTTGCTGACCCTGGCAACCGGTTTTCAACTGATGGCCCAGGACTCAACGGAGAATAAGCCCCAAAAGCCCAAGAAAGACTGGAGTAAGGTGGTGATGAAGAACAGGTCGGCCGACCATTTTATGTTCCAGATCGGGATCGACAACTGGGCCGGCGCCCCCGACTCCATCCGGATCAAAGGCCTTTCACGCGGTTTTAACGCGTATTTCATGTTCGACTTCCCCTTCAAAACCGATCCCAGGTTCAGCGTGGGCATCGGCGCGGGCGTCTCTTCCAGCAATATCTACTTCGACAAATATACCGTTGACGTGAAGTCTTCGGCCAGCACACTGCCCTTCCGCGATGTGGCCGATACCAACCACTTCAAGAAATACAAACTGACCACCGCTTACCTGGAAGCGCCCGTTGAATTGCGCTTCGCCCTGAAACCGGAAGACATGGACAGGAGTTGGAAATTCGCCATCGGCGCCAAAGTTGGTACCATGGTGAACGCGCATACCAAAGGTAAAACCTGGCAGAACTCCAGCGGCAACACCCTCAACGCATACACGTTGAAGGAAACCAGTAAGCGTTTCTTCAACAGCACGCGGCTCTCGGGAACCCTCCGCGCAGGTTATGGTAACCTGAGCCTTTTCGGCAGCTACTCCATTACGACATTGATTAAGGAAGGATTCGGGCCTGAAATACGCCCCTATCAGATAGGGATAACGTTCAGTGGATTGTAA
- a CDS encoding hybrid sensor histidine kinase/response regulator translates to MAVTAKPTRILIVDDDEDDFFITSDYIREIKDVPFEIEWCFRYADALQALQAARHDIYLVDYRLGAKTGLELLQEAIDAGCEEPVILLTGKGNPEVDKKAMEVGAVDYLVKPELNPEKLERSIRYAIERSHAMKALRAQEKRYRTIFEQSKDAVFIADENLAFRDVNAAALELLGVPIEEILGSSLYAYMPLEQQRDVLSALISEVHEVDDEEILLRTPDGETRFCILSASLITERAKPSYIQGIIHDITNIRREEKATLLAEKLASAGRLVRTLAHEVRNPLNNINLSIEQLQPNCQPDDQLYLDIIHRNSRRISDLITELLNSARPSEMALTKTALQSIVDESLSAALDRITLHKINVRIHYPDHEAFILADKEKLKIAFLNIIINAVEAMEPEKGSLYINVSANNNSFRVIIADNGSGISEEHLSRLFEPYFTSKRNGMGLGLAATLNILQSHKAEVDVKSEWGKGTSFILDFPAHA, encoded by the coding sequence ATGGCAGTTACCGCTAAACCTACACGTATCCTGATCGTAGATGATGATGAAGACGATTTCTTCATTACGAGTGATTATATCCGTGAGATCAAAGATGTTCCTTTCGAGATAGAATGGTGTTTTCGTTATGCCGATGCCCTGCAGGCTTTGCAGGCGGCCCGTCATGATATCTACCTCGTGGACTACAGGCTGGGGGCGAAAACCGGCCTGGAGCTGTTGCAGGAAGCCATAGACGCCGGCTGCGAAGAACCCGTGATTTTGCTTACCGGAAAGGGAAATCCTGAAGTGGACAAGAAAGCCATGGAAGTGGGCGCGGTGGATTACCTCGTAAAGCCCGAGCTGAATCCTGAGAAACTGGAAAGAAGCATCCGCTACGCTATTGAAAGATCGCACGCCATGAAGGCGCTTCGTGCACAGGAAAAACGGTACCGTACCATCTTTGAGCAGTCGAAGGATGCGGTATTTATTGCCGATGAAAATCTTGCCTTCCGTGATGTGAATGCCGCTGCCCTGGAATTACTGGGTGTGCCCATTGAAGAAATTCTGGGAAGCAGCCTGTATGCTTATATGCCCCTGGAGCAGCAGCGGGATGTACTAAGTGCGCTCATCAGCGAAGTACATGAAGTGGATGATGAAGAGATTTTACTGCGCACGCCCGATGGCGAAACCCGCTTCTGTATTCTCTCCGCTTCATTGATCACCGAACGGGCGAAGCCTTCGTATATACAGGGGATCATCCACGACATCACCAACATCAGGCGGGAGGAAAAAGCCACCTTGCTGGCCGAAAAACTCGCATCCGCAGGAAGGCTGGTGCGCACGCTCGCGCATGAAGTGAGGAATCCCCTCAACAATATCAATCTTTCCATCGAGCAACTGCAGCCCAATTGTCAGCCCGACGACCAGTTGTACCTGGATATCATTCACCGCAACAGCAGGCGGATATCCGATCTGATTACAGAGCTGCTCAACTCGGCAAGGCCTTCCGAGATGGCGCTGACCAAAACCGCGCTCCAATCCATCGTGGATGAAAGCCTTTCTGCGGCGCTCGACCGGATTACCCTGCATAAAATTAATGTGCGCATCCATTATCCTGACCACGAAGCATTCATCCTGGCCGATAAAGAGAAGCTGAAAATCGCGTTCCTGAATATCATCATCAACGCGGTGGAAGCCATGGAGCCGGAAAAAGGATCACTTTATATCAACGTTTCGGCCAACAACAATTCTTTTCGTGTGATCATCGCCGATAATGGTTCGGGCATATCGGAAGAGCACCTCTCCCGGTTGTTTGAACCCTATTTTACTTCTAAAAGGAATGGCATGGGGCTGGGACTGGCGGCTACGCTCAATATTCTGCAATCACACAAGGCAGAAGTGGATGTGAAATCTGAATGGGGGAAGGGGACGAGTTTTATCCTGGATTTTCCTGCGCACGCGTAA
- a CDS encoding ATP-binding protein produces the protein MGKSENNDLHFLRVLFGDAEAETDARERLAGAFPGIIYIYDTAEKKLRYTNPGFTSILGFTQEEVQGWNDFGDLVYKEDLDLVQTEIERFLKEDGQHSFNCRLNKKEGDWTYFRTKGTVLRKDDAGKPLSLLFVAEDISKEMAREKELLETRSLLSDTEELLGYGQFSWNSATNEFVWSEGMYRIFGYAKEMVPEKLTYDWFLSQVNSEERTMVDSAMKNALLQGTPFEVECTVEPQGLLPRLIVIQGKPVPSGSNGALKLIGITRDITESRIREKERERMIRDLHRSNLELEEFAYVASHDLQEPLRKISTFSERLRTRAAEELSPESAIYLNRILASTANMRQLIDNLLEFSRVSRNQSDFQRISMNDILEEVRNEFELSIEEAGVTLQVDPLPELEMNPTHARRLFGNLVNNAIKFRRHDEPGFVKVAASKLSKAELEHFHLPPNKTYFSIQVEDNGIGFEEEYANRIFQIFQRLHGKAEYPGSGLGLAICKKIAENHGGFIYAESTPGRGSRFFIILPEQQ, from the coding sequence ATGGGGAAGAGTGAAAACAACGACCTCCACTTTCTCCGGGTATTGTTCGGGGACGCGGAGGCGGAAACAGATGCAAGAGAAAGGCTGGCAGGGGCTTTTCCCGGTATCATTTATATCTATGATACGGCTGAAAAGAAACTCCGGTACACCAATCCCGGTTTTACCAGTATTCTTGGCTTCACCCAGGAAGAGGTACAGGGTTGGAACGATTTCGGGGACCTTGTTTATAAAGAGGACCTGGACCTTGTTCAAACCGAAATAGAACGGTTCCTGAAGGAAGACGGCCAGCACTCGTTTAATTGCAGACTTAATAAGAAAGAAGGCGACTGGACCTATTTCCGTACCAAAGGTACCGTCCTCCGTAAAGATGATGCGGGTAAACCACTCTCGCTCTTATTCGTTGCTGAAGACATCAGTAAAGAAATGGCCAGGGAGAAAGAACTGCTCGAAACACGGAGCCTGTTGTCGGATACCGAAGAACTCCTGGGATACGGACAATTCAGCTGGAATTCCGCTACCAATGAATTTGTATGGTCCGAAGGCATGTACCGCATTTTCGGCTATGCCAAAGAGATGGTTCCGGAAAAACTGACTTACGACTGGTTCCTTTCCCAGGTGAACAGTGAAGAACGTACTATGGTGGACAGCGCCATGAAAAACGCGTTACTACAGGGTACCCCGTTTGAAGTGGAATGCACCGTTGAGCCACAAGGCCTGCTGCCCAGGCTTATCGTGATCCAGGGAAAACCCGTTCCCAGCGGAAGCAATGGCGCACTGAAACTGATTGGTATTACCCGGGATATAACGGAGAGCCGTATCCGGGAAAAAGAACGGGAGCGTATGATCCGCGACCTGCACCGTTCTAACCTGGAATTGGAGGAGTTCGCTTATGTGGCCTCTCACGACCTGCAGGAACCGCTCCGGAAAATAAGCACCTTCAGCGAAAGACTCCGTACCAGGGCTGCGGAAGAGTTGTCGCCCGAGTCCGCCATTTACCTCAACAGAATACTCGCCAGCACCGCGAATATGCGGCAATTGATCGATAACCTCCTGGAGTTCTCCCGTGTAAGCCGTAACCAGTCTGATTTTCAGCGCATCTCCATGAATGATATCCTGGAGGAGGTCCGGAATGAATTTGAGCTGAGTATCGAAGAAGCGGGCGTAACCTTGCAGGTGGATCCTTTGCCTGAACTGGAGATGAATCCTACCCATGCGCGCAGACTGTTCGGTAACCTGGTGAACAACGCGATCAAATTCAGGCGGCACGATGAACCGGGATTTGTAAAGGTTGCGGCATCCAAACTTTCCAAAGCGGAACTGGAACATTTTCATCTTCCTCCGAATAAAACTTATTTTTCCATTCAGGTGGAAGACAACGGCATCGGCTTTGAAGAAGAGTACGCCAACAGAATATTCCAGATATTCCAACGGCTGCATGGAAAAGCCGAATACCCGGGATCGGGGCTGGGCCTTGCCATCTGTAAAAAAATAGCGGAGAACCATGGAGGTTTTATCTACGCTGAAAGTACACCTGGACGGGGTTCCCGTTTTTTCATCATTTTACCCGAACAACAATAA
- a CDS encoding sigma-54 dependent transcriptional regulator, producing MQKILVVDDDRDMCLLLKGFLSRHGYDVMDTLNGKKALEIVETFSPDLVMADFRLDDMDGLQLLTRIKEKNPDIQVIVMTGYSDIKLAVEVMKMGAFDYVTKPLLPDEILLTIKKALHSPAPETRKEELNGHPDTPPRKESAPKQKLVYSGEYIFGNSAQFVNIIKQIELVGPTNFSVIIYGESGSGKEAIAQEIHKKSKRADKPFVAIDCGALSKELAASELFGHEKGSFTGALQQKPGSFELANGGTIFLDEIGNLPYDVQVSLLRVVQERKMRRVGGTKDIELDVRIIVASNERLWEASRNGKFREDLYHRFNEFSIDVPPLRERKEDVMVFARHFLGLTNKELGKNVKDFSPEVEHIFLHYVWHGNLRELKNVVKRATLLADGDLIESRFLPFEISNFSKLQFGGTSAATPSPEHVPSTIIPSHQPMQPAPIAPAPQKPVIHDHSLKSASLDAEYEMIVEALKQVNFNKSKAARLLNIDRKTLYNKMKQYQDLVNK from the coding sequence ATGCAAAAAATTCTGGTGGTTGATGATGACAGAGACATGTGCCTGCTCCTCAAGGGATTTTTGTCCCGCCACGGGTATGATGTAATGGATACCCTCAACGGTAAAAAAGCGCTGGAGATCGTAGAGACGTTCAGTCCCGACCTGGTGATGGCGGATTTCAGGCTCGACGATATGGATGGGCTGCAATTGCTCACCCGCATCAAAGAAAAAAATCCGGACATACAGGTGATCGTGATGACAGGTTACAGCGATATCAAACTGGCCGTTGAAGTGATGAAAATGGGCGCCTTCGATTATGTGACGAAGCCCCTGCTGCCAGATGAGATACTGCTCACCATCAAAAAAGCATTGCACAGTCCTGCCCCGGAAACCCGTAAAGAGGAATTGAACGGTCATCCCGATACGCCGCCGCGTAAAGAAAGCGCCCCCAAACAAAAACTGGTGTATTCCGGTGAATACATCTTCGGGAACAGCGCGCAGTTCGTGAACATCATCAAACAGATCGAACTGGTGGGTCCTACCAATTTCAGTGTGATCATCTATGGCGAATCGGGAAGTGGGAAAGAAGCCATCGCACAGGAAATTCATAAAAAAAGCAAAAGAGCCGATAAGCCTTTCGTGGCCATTGATTGTGGCGCCCTCTCCAAAGAGCTCGCGGCCAGCGAATTGTTCGGACACGAAAAAGGATCCTTCACCGGAGCACTTCAGCAAAAGCCAGGCAGTTTTGAACTGGCGAACGGGGGAACCATCTTCCTCGACGAAATCGGTAACCTGCCCTATGATGTGCAGGTGTCCTTATTAAGGGTAGTTCAGGAAAGAAAGATGCGCCGCGTGGGAGGAACAAAAGACATCGAACTGGACGTCAGGATCATCGTAGCCAGCAACGAAAGGCTCTGGGAAGCTTCCAGGAATGGAAAATTCCGCGAGGACCTTTACCACCGTTTCAACGAATTCAGCATTGACGTACCACCGCTTCGCGAACGAAAAGAAGATGTGATGGTGTTTGCGCGCCATTTCCTGGGTTTAACCAACAAGGAATTAGGGAAGAACGTAAAAGATTTTTCACCCGAAGTGGAGCACATCTTCCTTCACTACGTGTGGCACGGAAACCTGCGCGAATTGAAGAACGTCGTGAAAAGGGCTACATTGCTCGCTGATGGCGATCTCATTGAATCCAGGTTTCTCCCGTTCGAAATTTCGAATTTCTCCAAACTGCAGTTTGGAGGAACATCGGCCGCGACACCATCGCCCGAACATGTTCCTTCCACCATTATACCGTCCCACCAACCAATGCAGCCCGCTCCTATTGCGCCTGCACCACAAAAACCAGTTATCCATGACCACTCCCTGAAATCAGCCAGTCTCGATGCGGAATACGAAATGATCGTCGAGGCCCTGAAACAGGTAAACTTTAATAAAAGCAAGGCCGCACGCTTGCTGAACATCGACCGGAAAACACTGTACAATAAAATGAAACAGTACCAGGATCTGGTCAACAAATAA
- the rpoN gene encoding RNA polymerase factor sigma-54: MIYQHQQLKQQTKILPHQIQLLHLFHLNTMELEHRIQQELNDNPMLEQQQDEYEEIPDKAVKEDDFRDYDEFAYDDVPDYKLEYGNYFSDEAMPEKPLVAAVCFREEARQQFRWSITDELDVKIADYIIDCLDENGFLAMDAAALADDFSFRQGQLVDPERVESVLNTVRTLEPAGLGCRDTREYLLFQLNRMNTKRPDVKMAIALMKDHYQELMNRQLERIMHKLNLEDDEFRIVLELIAGMQMKPVLESEAVQQPRQTIVPDFIVTMEDDKPRVLLCKERSAGLHISSDWQQQVEAMQHGEQKDKSAIQYVRNKLNAARWFIQAIRQREQTMRRIMEAIVDWQQEYFVEGDIRVLKPMILKNIAEVVGMDISTVSRITCNKYAETHFGTILLKDLFTEGLMTQKGDVVSNKVIQNAIVEVIEAEDKRKPYTDQQLVAILGQKGYNIARRTIAKYRDLLQIPVAQMRCLWA; encoded by the coding sequence ATGATCTACCAGCACCAGCAATTAAAACAACAGACAAAGATACTGCCGCATCAAATCCAGTTGCTGCACCTTTTTCATTTGAATACGATGGAACTGGAGCACCGCATTCAACAGGAATTGAACGATAACCCGATGCTTGAGCAGCAGCAGGACGAGTATGAGGAAATACCGGATAAGGCGGTGAAAGAAGATGATTTTCGTGATTACGATGAGTTCGCTTATGATGATGTACCCGATTATAAACTGGAATACGGCAACTACTTTTCCGATGAGGCCATGCCCGAAAAACCATTGGTAGCCGCTGTTTGCTTCAGGGAAGAAGCCAGGCAGCAGTTCCGCTGGAGTATTACGGATGAACTGGACGTGAAGATCGCCGATTACATCATAGATTGCCTGGATGAAAACGGGTTCCTGGCCATGGATGCCGCCGCGCTGGCCGACGACTTCTCGTTCCGCCAGGGACAGCTGGTTGATCCGGAAAGAGTGGAATCGGTGCTGAACACCGTGCGCACGCTGGAACCCGCAGGACTGGGTTGCCGCGATACACGGGAATACCTGCTGTTTCAACTGAACAGGATGAATACCAAAAGGCCGGATGTGAAAATGGCCATCGCTTTAATGAAGGACCATTATCAGGAACTGATGAACCGCCAGCTGGAGAGGATCATGCACAAGCTGAACCTGGAAGATGATGAGTTCCGCATCGTATTGGAATTAATTGCCGGAATGCAGATGAAGCCCGTACTGGAAAGTGAAGCCGTGCAGCAACCCAGGCAAACGATTGTACCTGATTTTATAGTAACGATGGAAGATGATAAACCCCGCGTATTGCTTTGTAAGGAAAGATCGGCGGGCCTGCACATCAGCAGCGACTGGCAGCAACAGGTGGAAGCCATGCAGCACGGTGAACAGAAAGACAAGTCCGCCATTCAGTACGTACGCAACAAACTGAACGCCGCACGCTGGTTCATTCAGGCCATCCGCCAGCGGGAACAAACCATGCGCAGGATCATGGAGGCCATCGTGGATTGGCAACAGGAGTATTTCGTGGAAGGAGACATCAGGGTGCTGAAGCCGATGATTCTTAAAAATATTGCAGAAGTGGTAGGAATGGATATTTCCACCGTGTCGAGGATCACCTGCAACAAATACGCGGAAACACATTTTGGTACCATCCTCCTGAAAGACCTCTTCACCGAAGGATTGATGACGCAGAAAGGGGATGTGGTAAGCAATAAAGTGATCCAGAACGCCATCGTGGAAGTGATAGAAGCCGAAGATAAAAGAAAACCATATACCGATCAGCAACTGGTGGCCATACTCGGACAGAAAGGATATAATATCGCAAGAAGAACCATTGCCAAGTACCGCGACCTGTTACAGATTCCCGTTGCTCAAATGAGGTGCCTCTGGGCATGA
- a CDS encoding response regulator, with protein sequence MSKMVMLIAEDDADDRFLFETAFSEKGYPEQLAFVENGVELFEFLYQIEAGGSGNYPACILLDLNMPRKDGREALKELKQHAVFRKIPVIVFTTTKNELEITRCYELGANTYVVKPVSFDGLLKVVEDIRNYWFGTASIPT encoded by the coding sequence ATGAGCAAAATGGTGATGCTGATCGCTGAAGATGATGCGGACGACAGGTTCTTATTCGAAACCGCCTTTTCAGAAAAAGGTTACCCCGAACAACTGGCATTCGTGGAGAACGGCGTGGAACTGTTTGAATTTCTCTATCAGATTGAAGCGGGAGGGAGCGGCAATTATCCCGCCTGTATATTATTGGATCTGAACATGCCCCGTAAAGATGGCAGGGAGGCGCTGAAGGAACTGAAACAACACGCGGTGTTCAGAAAGATTCCCGTTATCGTGTTCACCACCACGAAGAATGAACTGGAAATCACCCGTTGTTATGAACTGGGGGCCAATACTTATGTGGTAAAACCCGTCAGCTTCGACGGGCTGCTGAAAGTGGTGGAAGACATCCGCAACTACTGGTTTGGCACCGCTTCTATTCCAACATAA
- a CDS encoding YtxH domain-containing protein: MKNQTKILLGIAGAALAGTVIGLLMAPDKGSETRKKIKHTADDWAGRIRQFAGKAQSQAQNLADEAEDAIHEAQNRAGKVKAALS, from the coding sequence ATGAAAAATCAAACCAAAATCTTGTTGGGTATTGCCGGCGCAGCGCTGGCTGGAACAGTGATCGGTTTATTGATGGCTCCGGATAAAGGTTCAGAGACCAGGAAAAAGATCAAACATACAGCCGATGATTGGGCGGGCCGCATCAGACAGTTCGCGGGAAAAGCACAATCTCAGGCGCAGAACCTGGCTGATGAAGCGGAAGACGCTATCCATGAAGCACAAAACAGAGCAGGCAAAGTAAAAGCTGCACTCTCGTAG
- a CDS encoding response regulator → MSNKKVLIIDDEEDFCLLLQGYLKRKAFDVTVSNTLKEGIRKFGEICPDVLFLDNNLPDGLGWEQLPRFATQHPNTQFYLVSAYHPTLPPVQENTVVKVFEKPISFRDLDQFL, encoded by the coding sequence ATGAGCAATAAAAAAGTTTTGATCATAGACGATGAGGAAGACTTTTGCCTGCTGTTGCAAGGGTACCTGAAAAGGAAAGCGTTCGATGTAACGGTATCGAACACCCTAAAAGAAGGCATACGGAAGTTTGGGGAGATCTGCCCCGATGTGTTGTTCCTCGACAATAATCTCCCGGACGGGCTTGGTTGGGAGCAACTGCCCCGTTTTGCCACCCAGCATCCCAACACACAGTTTTACCTCGTAAGCGCCTATCATCCTACCCTACCCCCGGTTCAGGAAAACACGGTGGTGAAAGTATTTGAAAAGCCTATTTCATTCCGTGATCTGGACCAGTTTCTTTAA